The following proteins are encoded in a genomic region of Tuberibacillus sp. Marseille-P3662:
- the murA gene encoding UDP-N-acetylglucosamine 1-carboxyvinyltransferase yields the protein MENIIVRGGRRLQGTVQVDGAKNAVLPVIAASILAKKGVSKINNVPALADVFTIKEVLKHLNADVTYEDNSVTVGAQSTLSTEAPFEYVRKMRASFLVMGPLLARVGHARIALPGGCAIGSRPIDQHLKGFEAMGAKVTIGNGFIEAKVDDRLEGASIYLDFPSVGATENIMMAAVLADGETVIENCACEPEIENLADYLSAMGAKITGAGSGTIRITGVRSLKGVTHDIIPDRVEAGTYMIAAAITKGNILIEGAISRHLRPLIAKLEEMGVHIEREGNGLRVKGPDILNPVDIKTMPHPGFPTDLQSQMMALLLKSQGTAVITETVFENRFMHVEEFRRMNADIKIEGRSAIISGPCQLQGAEVAATDLRAGAALVIAGLVSDGTTRVTELTHIDRGYVNFTEKFLSLGADIERVPAQEKQEVETVKSKVPKLNMKPKFA from the coding sequence TTGGAAAATATCATTGTGAGAGGCGGGAGGCGACTCCAAGGAACGGTGCAAGTCGATGGGGCAAAAAACGCTGTGCTTCCTGTCATTGCTGCATCGATTTTAGCCAAAAAAGGCGTTAGTAAAATAAATAATGTACCAGCTTTAGCAGATGTTTTTACAATTAAAGAAGTTTTAAAACATCTTAATGCTGATGTGACATACGAGGATAATTCTGTGACTGTAGGCGCCCAGTCCACCTTATCTACAGAAGCACCTTTTGAATATGTAAGGAAAATGAGGGCGTCATTTCTGGTTATGGGGCCATTATTAGCCCGTGTCGGTCATGCACGCATTGCTCTACCAGGAGGTTGTGCGATCGGTTCACGTCCTATTGATCAACACTTGAAAGGCTTTGAAGCCATGGGCGCTAAAGTCACGATTGGCAATGGTTTTATTGAAGCTAAAGTGGACGATCGGTTAGAAGGAGCCAGCATTTATTTAGATTTTCCAAGTGTTGGAGCTACGGAAAACATTATGATGGCGGCTGTTTTGGCTGACGGAGAAACAGTAATTGAAAACTGTGCTTGTGAACCTGAGATCGAAAATTTGGCGGATTATTTAAGTGCGATGGGAGCCAAAATTACAGGTGCGGGTTCAGGAACCATACGCATCACAGGTGTTCGTTCGCTCAAGGGTGTCACTCATGACATTATACCTGATCGCGTTGAAGCCGGTACGTATATGATAGCAGCAGCTATTACAAAGGGTAACATTCTCATTGAAGGCGCTATTTCAAGGCATTTACGGCCTTTAATTGCCAAGTTAGAGGAAATGGGTGTTCATATTGAAAGGGAAGGTAATGGATTGCGCGTTAAAGGTCCGGATATACTAAATCCCGTAGATATTAAAACAATGCCGCATCCAGGTTTTCCAACCGATTTGCAATCGCAAATGATGGCTCTGTTGCTTAAATCTCAAGGAACAGCTGTTATTACGGAAACCGTATTTGAGAATCGCTTCATGCATGTTGAAGAGTTTCGCCGTATGAATGCCGACATCAAAATCGAGGGAAGATCTGCTATTATTAGCGGCCCTTGTCAGCTGCAAGGCGCAGAAGTGGCGGCGACCGATTTAAGAGCTGGAGCCGCTTTAGTGATTGCCGGATTAGTTTCTGACGGCACTACACGAGTGACAGAATTAACTCACATTGACCGTGGCTATGTTAATTTTACCGAAAAGTTTCTTTCGCTGGGTGCCGATATTGAACGTGTTCCCGCCCAAGAGAAACAAGAAGTCGAAACTGTCAAAAGCAAAGTACCGAAACTGAATATGAAACCCAAATTTGCCTGA
- the spoIID gene encoding stage II sporulation protein D, with protein MNKSLVYAATFLLVAVIIIPTLIVVPFGGQNSQQQAEAEDQSKPASAEKDQSSGPAIAVSVYRSQSDKVQTIDFQDYVVGVVASEMPADFNIEALKAQALAARTYVVKHLLRGPKANLPKDAEVTDTKYYQVYKSHDDLKKEWGDDYDSKIAKIEQAVSETAGEIITYDGQPIESMFFSTSNGYTEDSEDYWSNKIPYLKSVKSPWDKNSPKSFETTTIPVSTFEQDLGVNLEEESGSIGKVVKTTNGHRVGKIKIAGQAFTGRDVREKLGLRSTDFELKKKDGKIYAETQGFGHGVGMSQYGANGMAKQGKSYKDIVTYYYSDVDIEKINPTLKGKLAAKD; from the coding sequence ATGAACAAATCACTAGTTTATGCAGCAACTTTTTTACTCGTCGCCGTTATCATCATTCCAACCCTCATCGTCGTTCCATTTGGCGGGCAAAATTCACAGCAGCAAGCTGAGGCTGAAGATCAGTCAAAACCAGCTTCCGCTGAAAAAGACCAATCGTCGGGACCAGCTATTGCGGTTTCTGTCTATCGCAGCCAATCCGATAAAGTTCAAACCATTGACTTTCAAGATTATGTGGTCGGTGTTGTAGCATCGGAAATGCCAGCCGATTTCAATATTGAAGCATTAAAAGCACAGGCGCTCGCCGCTCGAACATATGTCGTTAAGCATTTACTTAGAGGGCCAAAAGCGAATTTGCCAAAAGATGCGGAAGTCACTGATACAAAATATTATCAAGTCTATAAAAGCCACGATGATCTCAAAAAGGAATGGGGCGATGATTATGATAGTAAGATCGCCAAAATTGAACAGGCCGTTTCGGAGACAGCGGGTGAAATCATCACATATGATGGTCAACCGATTGAATCGATGTTCTTCTCAACCAGTAATGGTTACACAGAGGATTCAGAGGACTATTGGTCCAATAAGATTCCATATCTAAAAAGCGTTAAAAGTCCATGGGATAAAAATTCCCCTAAATCCTTTGAAACCACTACCATACCTGTCTCAACATTTGAACAGGACTTAGGTGTGAACCTCGAGGAAGAGTCCGGTTCTATTGGTAAAGTTGTTAAGACAACGAACGGACACCGGGTCGGCAAAATCAAAATTGCGGGCCAGGCATTCACAGGTCGAGATGTTCGCGAAAAGTTAGGTTTACGCTCAACTGACTTTGAATTAAAAAAGAAAGATGGCAAGATTTATGCAGAAACTCAAGGATTTGGTCATGGCGTCGGTATGAGTCAATACGGTGCAAACGGCATGGCAAAGCAGGGCAAATCATACAAGGATATTGTGACTTACTATTATAGTGATGTTGATATTGAAAAAATTAACCCAACCCTCAAAGGGAAGTTAGCCGCTAAAGATTAG
- a CDS encoding M23 family metallopeptidase, with protein MTDRNNRNPQEESQNKLRKLTRRRWFYPAMYLGVAALVMISVLWIQQGGGDTQNETSPTGEEQGNVAIDEDNEEAVPVNGAKEEFALPVANKDAVEVTQKFYDVNGDPEDQQAAIVTYDNTYKQSTGVNYTSKNNESFDVTAAMGGTVVKAKKDNILGKVVQIDHGNKVTTQYSSLNELKVKEGQKIKQGDVLGVSGRSSFNKDAGVHVHFEIRKKGVAVDPLAYLGKGVAALDEVAKNSDNSTEPVTESDEGSAQDDSNGQENKSSQDNSTNQESQNEQDQDMGTNSQQQQQQQQAPMGENSNSNPESQDDTSNDNKDSMNDTESSQDSNQEQNQDSQQSEE; from the coding sequence ATGACAGATCGAAACAATCGAAATCCGCAAGAAGAATCCCAAAACAAATTGCGGAAACTCACAAGAAGACGTTGGTTTTATCCAGCCATGTACTTAGGCGTTGCTGCTTTGGTCATGATTTCAGTTTTATGGATTCAACAGGGCGGTGGAGATACACAGAATGAGACGTCGCCAACGGGCGAAGAACAAGGCAATGTTGCCATTGATGAAGATAATGAAGAAGCTGTTCCCGTCAATGGTGCCAAAGAAGAGTTTGCTTTGCCGGTCGCAAATAAGGATGCTGTCGAGGTGACGCAAAAATTCTATGACGTTAACGGAGACCCAGAGGACCAACAAGCCGCTATAGTAACCTATGATAATACCTACAAACAAAGTACAGGTGTCAATTATACTTCAAAGAACAATGAATCATTTGATGTTACGGCTGCTATGGGTGGTACGGTTGTCAAAGCTAAGAAAGATAATATCTTAGGTAAAGTCGTTCAGATTGATCATGGCAATAAGGTCACAACACAATATTCAAGTTTGAATGAATTGAAAGTGAAAGAAGGACAAAAAATTAAGCAAGGAGACGTCCTTGGTGTCTCAGGACGCAGTAGTTTTAACAAAGATGCTGGTGTCCACGTGCACTTTGAAATTCGCAAAAAAGGTGTCGCAGTTGATCCATTGGCCTATCTTGGCAAAGGGGTTGCCGCTCTAGATGAAGTTGCCAAAAACTCGGACAATAGCACTGAGCCTGTTACTGAAAGTGATGAAGGTTCAGCTCAAGATGATTCCAATGGTCAAGAAAATAAATCAAGTCAAGATAATAGCACAAACCAAGAATCTCAGAATGAGCAGGACCAAGACATGGGAACGAATAGTCAGCAACAACAGCAGCAACAACAAGCTCCAATGGGTGAAAATAGCAACAGCAACCCTGAATCTCAAGATGATACGTCAAACGACAACAAAGATTCCATGAATGATACGGAATCAAGTCAAGATTCGAATCAGGAACAAAATCAAGATAGTCAACAAAGCGAAGAATAA
- a CDS encoding Lrp/AsnC family transcriptional regulator, whose protein sequence is MIDETDRKILDCLNDDGRMSYVDIGKQLNISRVSVRERVNQMIDKGVIEKFSVVINSELAGKHVSAFFEVDCEPAYLVEVAETLVNNPVVASCYQMTGPSTLHMHVLVEDFHALEKFINEELYALEGITRVDSHILLRRFKSRTGLKL, encoded by the coding sequence TTGATTGATGAAACAGACCGGAAGATTTTAGATTGCTTAAACGATGATGGCCGGATGTCATATGTCGATATTGGTAAACAACTGAATATATCCCGCGTTTCTGTCCGCGAACGTGTCAATCAGATGATTGACAAAGGTGTCATCGAAAAATTCAGTGTCGTGATTAATTCGGAATTGGCCGGTAAGCATGTGTCCGCGTTTTTTGAAGTTGACTGTGAACCGGCCTATTTAGTTGAAGTTGCCGAAACGCTTGTGAATAATCCGGTCGTCGCCAGCTGCTATCAAATGACTGGCCCAAGTACATTACATATGCATGTCCTTGTCGAGGACTTTCATGCTTTGGAAAAATTCATTAACGAAGAATTATACGCATTGGAAGGTATTACAAGAGTCGATAGCCACATACTGCTCCGCCGCTTCAAAAGCCGGACAGGACTGAAGCTGTAA
- the nikB gene encoding nickel ABC transporter permease, with the protein MVALIGRRLVQTIFLLFGISIIVFLSMHIAPGDPAAVIGGPTASKSDIEAIREQLGLNQPLFVQYWDYIAGVLQGDMGQSFQTDRSVAQEIMVRLPNTINLAVASVVVSVIIGIPAGIISALKQNSWQDFFSTTAALAGVSIPNFWLGAVLILIFAVNLQWLPVGGLTEPIWTIAGIKQLILPAITLGTASAAMIARMTRSSMLEIIRSDFIRTARAKGVKEKAVIWIHCLRNAMIPVITVIGLNFGFLLGGTIIVEQVFAINGVGRLMIEAISARDFPMVQGSVLLIAAIFVFVNLLVDIVYALIDPRISYD; encoded by the coding sequence ATGGTTGCGTTAATAGGAAGAAGACTGGTACAAACCATTTTTTTATTATTTGGTATTTCGATCATTGTTTTCTTGAGTATGCATATTGCTCCAGGGGATCCAGCAGCAGTGATTGGCGGTCCGACAGCATCAAAATCTGATATCGAAGCGATAAGAGAGCAGCTGGGTTTGAACCAACCTTTGTTTGTTCAATATTGGGATTACATAGCCGGTGTCTTACAAGGTGACATGGGCCAATCTTTTCAAACCGATCGTTCGGTAGCTCAAGAAATCATGGTACGTTTACCCAATACCATAAATTTGGCTGTTGCAAGTGTTGTTGTTTCAGTCATTATCGGTATTCCCGCGGGGATCATTTCCGCACTCAAACAAAATTCCTGGCAAGATTTTTTTAGTACAACAGCCGCTCTAGCAGGTGTCTCAATTCCTAACTTTTGGTTGGGAGCTGTCCTTATTCTCATTTTTGCCGTTAACTTACAGTGGCTTCCAGTTGGAGGTTTGACGGAGCCGATATGGACGATTGCGGGCATCAAGCAGTTAATTTTACCTGCTATTACATTAGGAACAGCTTCAGCAGCCATGATTGCCCGCATGACACGTTCATCAATGCTTGAGATCATTCGTTCAGATTTTATTAGAACAGCCAGAGCAAAAGGTGTTAAGGAGAAGGCTGTCATCTGGATTCATTGTCTACGTAACGCGATGATACCAGTGATTACCGTCATCGGATTAAATTTCGGTTTTCTACTAGGAGGCACGATCATTGTTGAACAAGTCTTTGCCATTAACGGCGTCGGACGATTAATGATTGAGGCAATATCAGCACGAGATTTTCCAATGGTACAAGGTTCGGTATTGTTGATAGCCGCCATTTTTGTCTTTGTCAACCTTCTAGTTGATATTGTGTATGCCTTGATTGATCCAAGAATTAGTTATGACTAG
- a CDS encoding ABC transporter permease, producing the protein MESQLAENQTAIEQKKDKRDSTFKKIVKGMLHSKLALIGLFIIVVQIFFAVFADLIAPYDPVNQQLSHTNLPPFSPDHWLGTDNYGRDMWSRLVFGARISLVVGITSVAIGAFFGIILGLLAGYYRLLDGLIMRLSDLLFAFPGILLAMLIIAILGSSLVNVVIAISIWSIPTCARIVRGSVLSIKRQEYITAMRSLGASDFRILVKHVLPNCLAPIIVFITMRMATAILSTSSLSFLGLGADPSKPEWGAMIAQGQKLIWTAPHMVIIPGIAIVLVVFAFNVVGDALRDTLDPNMDVDQ; encoded by the coding sequence ATGGAAAGTCAACTGGCTGAGAATCAAACAGCTATTGAACAAAAAAAAGATAAACGTGATAGTACATTTAAAAAGATTGTGAAAGGGATGCTCCATAGCAAACTTGCTTTAATAGGATTATTCATTATTGTTGTGCAGATTTTCTTTGCTGTTTTCGCTGATTTGATCGCCCCTTATGATCCGGTTAATCAGCAGTTGTCGCATACAAATTTACCGCCATTTTCGCCCGATCATTGGTTGGGAACAGATAATTATGGACGAGATATGTGGAGCAGGCTTGTTTTTGGAGCGCGGATCTCGCTCGTTGTCGGGATAACGTCTGTGGCTATTGGGGCTTTTTTTGGCATTATTCTCGGCTTGTTAGCAGGCTATTATAGGCTTTTAGACGGGCTGATTATGCGTCTATCTGATCTCTTATTCGCTTTTCCAGGCATATTGTTAGCCATGCTAATCATCGCGATTTTAGGTTCAAGTCTGGTTAATGTCGTTATTGCCATTAGTATATGGTCGATCCCGACCTGCGCAAGAATTGTTAGAGGAAGCGTGTTATCGATAAAGAGACAAGAATATATCACCGCGATGAGGTCACTTGGAGCCAGTGATTTTCGAATTTTAGTTAAGCATGTTTTGCCCAATTGTTTGGCACCCATTATCGTCTTTATAACGATGCGGATGGCAACAGCGATTTTATCAACGTCTTCACTTAGCTTTCTTGGACTAGGAGCCGATCCGTCCAAACCGGAATGGGGAGCCATGATCGCTCAAGGTCAAAAGTTGATTTGGACAGCACCGCATATGGTCATCATACCGGGTATTGCCATTGTGTTGGTCGTCTTTGCCTTTAATGTTGTGGGAGACGCCTTAAGGGATACACTAGATCCAAACATGGATGTTGACCAGTAA
- a CDS encoding ABC transporter substrate-binding protein, whose product MRRSLMLVVALMMLVGGVLAGCSGSSQTDSSASSDSGTSGEQTLTYANTTKVVGLSPIMTNDSVSARVIMQIYETLFTRDPDTMEIKPLLAKSYETPDKKTWVIHLKEGIQFTNGTELTSEDVKYTFDKLRDPDTGAPRASLLASVKKVTAKDKYTVVIKTKEPYGPMLAALAHYNASIISKEADQKNDLMKKPVGTGPYKLKEWVTGDHVTVTKNSNYWGEDPALKEATFKVVPDVNTAISMLQTGEVDLIDGIPSSQWQRVKSLQNVKTTKKPGTRVSYMAFNFNKDPMSQLKFRKAVSYAINRKSYVKQLNGLGVQSNSIIGPKVSGYDKSAEDAGYTYDPEKAKKMIEENGWKGLELKMLVANRENYMKMAQIVQEQLEDAGLKVKLQSMEWGTFLDVSTQGKFDITFLGWGNTTGDGSELLYPNLHSDNMESSNRANYNNSEFDQLVDASRFSVDQDVRQEKLDAANKIAIKDAAWVVMNHAMVTAAYRDDVKGFKISPTADWLLKNIERE is encoded by the coding sequence ATGAGACGATCTTTAATGCTTGTTGTGGCACTTATGATGTTGGTTGGAGGCGTGTTGGCTGGGTGTTCCGGCTCAAGTCAAACGGACTCCTCTGCATCTTCAGACAGTGGAACCAGCGGAGAACAGACGTTAACATATGCTAATACGACGAAAGTGGTCGGCCTATCGCCGATTATGACCAATGATTCTGTGTCTGCAAGAGTCATTATGCAAATCTATGAAACGTTATTTACTCGTGATCCGGATACAATGGAAATCAAACCTTTATTAGCGAAATCATATGAAACGCCGGATAAAAAGACTTGGGTGATTCATTTAAAAGAAGGTATTCAATTTACGAATGGAACGGAATTAACATCCGAAGACGTTAAATATACTTTTGATAAGCTTCGAGATCCGGATACCGGAGCACCAAGAGCTTCTCTATTAGCATCGGTTAAGAAAGTCACTGCTAAAGATAAATACACGGTGGTGATTAAAACCAAGGAACCTTATGGCCCTATGTTAGCGGCTTTGGCTCACTATAATGCGTCTATTATTAGTAAAGAAGCCGATCAAAAGAACGATCTCATGAAAAAACCTGTTGGGACCGGACCTTATAAGTTAAAAGAATGGGTGACAGGCGACCATGTTACCGTCACAAAGAATAGCAATTATTGGGGTGAGGACCCTGCTCTAAAAGAAGCGACATTCAAAGTCGTGCCAGATGTGAATACGGCCATTTCCATGCTGCAAACGGGTGAAGTTGACCTAATTGATGGCATTCCTTCATCACAATGGCAACGCGTTAAGAGTCTACAAAATGTAAAAACAACGAAAAAACCGGGTACGCGTGTCTCTTACATGGCTTTTAACTTTAATAAAGACCCAATGAGTCAGCTCAAGTTTAGAAAGGCCGTATCTTATGCTATTAATCGGAAGTCCTATGTTAAACAGTTAAATGGTTTGGGCGTTCAATCCAATAGTATTATAGGTCCTAAGGTTTCGGGTTATGATAAGTCAGCAGAAGACGCTGGTTACACGTATGATCCAGAAAAAGCTAAAAAAATGATCGAAGAAAATGGTTGGAAGGGCTTAGAGCTCAAGATGTTGGTGGCCAACAGGGAGAATTATATGAAGATGGCCCAAATTGTCCAAGAGCAACTTGAAGATGCCGGGTTGAAAGTGAAACTTCAATCGATGGAATGGGGGACATTCTTGGATGTGTCCACACAAGGGAAGTTTGATATCACATTCCTAGGTTGGGGCAACACAACGGGTGACGGCAGTGAACTACTCTATCCTAACCTGCATAGCGACAATATGGAATCATCCAACCGGGCCAATTATAACAATAGTGAGTTTGATCAACTGGTTGACGCTTCACGATTCTCTGTTGACCAAGACGTTCGTCAAGAAAAACTCGACGCAGCGAATAAGATCGCTATAAAAGATGCCGCATGGGTCGTTATGAACCATGCAATGGTAACAGCCGCTTACCGTGATGATGTTAAGGGATTTAAAATATCACCAACAGCGGATTGGCTTCTGAAGAACATTGAAAGGGAGTAG
- a CDS encoding ABC transporter ATP-binding protein: protein MTEEILNINDLEVQFKTADGHLSAVDGLSYKVNKGETVCVVGESGCGKSISALSIMGLLPNNGQVASGRIQFMGKDLAALKNEDMRRIRGNDISMIFQEPMTALNPVFTVGYQVREPLRIHEKMNKKQAHQKGIDLLKQVGLSLPEKRMQQYPHELSGGMRQRVMIAIALACNPKMIIADEPTTALDVTIQAQILDLMNELKDTIDTSILMITHDMGVVAEIADRVIVMYAGEIVEEGDVETIFNDPQHPYTQGLLASVPDVEQESKELRGIPGTLPGLNERAQGCRFQDRCPFVMDICKDEHPHITEIEQHKTRCWLKEGSDHEFEQRPLSNA from the coding sequence ATGACTGAAGAAATATTAAATATCAACGATCTGGAAGTCCAATTTAAGACGGCTGATGGTCATCTATCAGCCGTCGATGGCTTATCTTACAAAGTTAATAAAGGTGAGACGGTTTGTGTCGTTGGTGAATCAGGCTGTGGGAAAAGTATCAGTGCCTTGTCTATCATGGGCTTGTTACCCAATAATGGCCAAGTCGCAAGCGGCCGCATTCAGTTTATGGGAAAAGACCTTGCTGCGCTAAAGAACGAGGACATGCGCCGGATTCGAGGCAATGATATTTCGATGATTTTTCAGGAACCTATGACGGCGTTGAACCCGGTTTTTACAGTCGGTTATCAGGTTAGAGAACCCTTGCGTATTCATGAAAAGATGAATAAAAAACAGGCGCACCAAAAGGGAATTGACTTATTGAAACAGGTCGGGCTGTCTTTACCGGAAAAACGCATGCAGCAATATCCTCATGAACTTAGCGGCGGGATGCGCCAAAGAGTGATGATTGCCATTGCATTAGCCTGTAATCCCAAGATGATTATAGCTGATGAACCTACAACGGCACTGGATGTCACCATTCAGGCGCAAATTTTGGACTTAATGAATGAGTTAAAAGATACGATTGATACGAGTATTCTCATGATCACGCACGATATGGGAGTTGTGGCAGAAATCGCTGATCGAGTGATTGTGATGTATGCCGGTGAGATTGTTGAAGAAGGGGATGTGGAGACCATCTTTAACGACCCTCAGCATCCTTACACACAAGGATTGCTGGCTTCTGTCCCTGATGTGGAGCAAGAAAGTAAGGAGTTACGCGGTATTCCTGGGACGCTTCCAGGCCTGAATGAGCGCGCTCAAGGATGCCGATTCCAAGACAGATGCCCTTTTGTTATGGATATTTGCAAAGATGAACATCCGCACATAACTGAAATAGAACAGCACAAAACCCGTTGTTGGCTGAAGGAGGGAAGCGATCATGAGTTCGAACAACGTCCTCTTTCAAATGCGTGA
- a CDS encoding ABC transporter ATP-binding protein, whose translation MSSNNVLFQMRDVKKHFPIKGGLFNSTKGSVKAVDGVTLDITEGETLGVVGESGCGKSTLGRTVLGLESMTDGQLVFRDQNITQLSKRQLKPLKKEMQMIFQDPFASLNPRQTIGRAIEEAYIIHTNDKAGERRQKVMSLLEEVGLGAEHYDRYPHEFSGGQRQRIGIARAVALNPSFIVCDEAVSALDVSVQAQVINLLKKLQSSYGLTYLFISHDLGVVRHISDRVLVMYLGNMVELTTTEQLYQNPQHPYTQALLSAIPRTAPKRKREHVHLNGEIPSPTDPPSGCPFHTRCPIAADICKEVKPEWRQVDDDHYAACHMV comes from the coding sequence ATGAGTTCGAACAACGTCCTCTTTCAAATGCGTGACGTTAAGAAACACTTTCCGATCAAAGGTGGTCTTTTCAATTCAACTAAAGGCAGTGTTAAAGCTGTGGACGGAGTCACCTTAGATATCACAGAAGGAGAAACACTTGGTGTAGTCGGGGAATCAGGGTGCGGGAAATCAACATTGGGACGTACGGTTCTTGGCCTTGAGTCGATGACGGATGGGCAGTTAGTCTTTCGGGATCAGAACATTACACAGTTAAGTAAAAGACAACTAAAGCCGCTGAAAAAAGAAATGCAAATGATTTTTCAAGATCCCTTCGCATCATTGAATCCTAGGCAAACCATCGGTAGAGCCATAGAAGAAGCATACATCATTCATACAAATGATAAGGCCGGTGAACGCCGGCAAAAAGTCATGAGTTTATTAGAAGAAGTTGGGTTAGGCGCTGAACATTATGATCGTTATCCCCATGAATTCAGCGGCGGTCAAAGACAACGGATAGGGATTGCGAGGGCCGTCGCATTGAATCCGTCTTTTATTGTCTGTGATGAGGCTGTTTCTGCACTGGACGTATCCGTGCAAGCTCAAGTGATTAATCTATTAAAAAAGTTGCAAAGCAGTTACGGTTTGACGTATCTCTTCATTTCTCATGACTTAGGCGTTGTTAGACATATTAGTGATCGAGTCTTGGTCATGTATCTCGGTAATATGGTTGAATTGACAACAACGGAACAACTCTATCAAAATCCGCAGCATCCTTATACCCAAGCTTTATTATCAGCTATTCCGAGAACAGCACCAAAACGAAAACGGGAGCATGTTCATTTGAACGGCGAGATTCCGAGTCCAACTGATCCGCCGTCTGGATGTCCGTTCCATACCCGCTGTCCGATAGCTGCTGATATCTGTAAAGAGGTGAAGCCAGAGTGGCGGCAAGTTGATGATGATCACTATGCTGCTTGTCATATGGTCTAG